Proteins found in one Mycoplasma ovis str. Michigan genomic segment:
- the ligA gene encoding NAD-dependent DNA ligase LigA: MEQDQIKKFKEIIKNQEEAYYKGEETISDELYDFKLRKLKALGVDTDNLPIGKVHSEKSNLKYPHSFPMLSLDNAFNETELHRFFDNHLKELKISEKLEYFIEPKVDGVSISLHYKNGELIQALSRGNGNMGESLIEHIRQINSIPKRIDYPSELLVRGEIFISDSDFKEIQSNTSESQRQFLSSRNYVAGALRLKETQLIRYKKLSFCAYQVLFPDSDRSLTNQSDAIELFRSLGIPTHQESFTLISSDISKIWDFLRDFRERRRKIELPNDGLVIKLNQTRYYSQIGSTSKFPKWAIAYKYPSLIKETTLEKIEVTVGRSGRITYLGKLTPVFINGSWINYVSLHNFENIKKLNLREGIKVQVYKSGEVIPQILGRVDEEDSNYQNNEFQLIEYCPCCNTHLVFKGGNKLQYCVNPNCERKEICKICHFCSKAGLDIEGLSEMTITKLFKEGILKNILDIYSLWQHKERIFQIENLNIKDKSFNNLITSIEKSKKVTPNQLLSGLGIEHLGPEVVKLLLEKFQSIEKIFEASGEEIQSIIGIGPKVSASLKDWISREENVFILSELKKIGFKFEAISSSKNENHLKNQNHYLYGKSVLITGSFSISREKLKEKLAEKYNLKFKSSFSSEINYLLAGESPGSKLQTAIQNNIPVIYSSEVESLLSL, translated from the coding sequence ATGGAACAAGATCAAATAAAAAAATTCAAAGAAATAATAAAAAACCAAGAGGAGGCTTATTACAAAGGAGAAGAGACTATTTCTGATGAACTCTATGACTTCAAACTAAGAAAACTAAAGGCATTAGGAGTAGATACAGATAATTTACCAATTGGAAAAGTTCACTCAGAAAAATCCAATCTTAAATATCCGCACTCATTTCCAATGCTTTCACTAGATAACGCATTTAATGAAACTGAACTCCATAGATTCTTTGATAATCACTTAAAAGAATTAAAAATTTCTGAAAAACTAGAGTATTTCATAGAGCCCAAAGTTGATGGGGTTAGCATTAGTCTTCATTACAAAAATGGTGAATTGATCCAAGCTCTTAGTAGGGGGAATGGAAATATGGGAGAAAGTTTAATTGAACACATAAGGCAAATTAATTCAATTCCTAAACGTATTGATTATCCCTCTGAATTATTAGTCAGAGGAGAAATATTTATTAGTGATTCAGATTTCAAGGAAATTCAGTCTAATACTTCAGAGTCACAAAGACAATTTTTAAGTTCTAGGAATTATGTGGCAGGGGCTTTAAGACTTAAAGAAACTCAATTAATTAGATACAAAAAACTTTCTTTTTGTGCCTATCAAGTGTTATTTCCTGATAGTGATCGATCTTTGACAAATCAATCTGATGCCATAGAGCTATTTAGATCATTGGGAATTCCGACTCATCAAGAATCATTTACATTAATTAGTTCTGATATTTCCAAAATATGAGATTTTCTAAGAGACTTTAGGGAGAGGAGAAGAAAAATAGAACTTCCTAATGATGGTTTGGTTATTAAGCTAAACCAAACTAGATATTACTCACAAATAGGTAGTACATCGAAATTTCCAAAATGAGCAATAGCCTACAAATATCCTAGCTTAATTAAGGAAACTACTTTGGAAAAAATAGAGGTGACAGTAGGTAGGAGTGGAAGAATTACATACTTAGGTAAATTAACACCTGTATTCATCAACGGAAGTTGGATAAATTATGTATCACTTCATAATTTTGAAAATATTAAAAAACTGAACTTAAGGGAGGGAATTAAAGTTCAGGTTTACAAATCTGGTGAGGTGATTCCGCAGATTCTTGGAAGAGTTGATGAAGAAGATTCAAATTACCAAAATAATGAATTTCAATTAATTGAATATTGTCCTTGTTGCAATACTCATTTGGTTTTTAAAGGGGGAAATAAATTACAGTATTGCGTTAATCCAAATTGTGAGCGAAAAGAAATTTGCAAGATTTGTCATTTCTGTTCTAAGGCTGGACTTGATATTGAAGGTCTTTCAGAGATGACTATTACTAAATTATTTAAGGAGGGGATTCTGAAAAACATCTTGGATATCTATTCTTTGTGACAACACAAAGAAAGAATTTTTCAAATTGAAAACTTAAACATTAAAGACAAGTCATTTAATAACCTAATTACTTCTATTGAAAAAAGCAAGAAAGTTACCCCAAATCAGCTTTTATCTGGATTGGGAATTGAACATTTAGGACCTGAAGTAGTTAAGTTGCTTTTAGAGAAATTTCAATCTATAGAAAAAATATTTGAAGCTTCCGGAGAAGAAATTCAGTCAATTATTGGAATAGGTCCAAAAGTTTCGGCCTCACTTAAAGATTGAATATCTAGAGAAGAAAATGTTTTTATTCTCTCAGAACTAAAAAAAATAGGTTTTAAATTTGAAGCAATATCTTCTTCAAAAAATGAGAATCACTTAAAAAATCAAAACCATTATCTTTACGGAAAAAGTGTATTAATTACAGGAAGTTTTAGCATTAGTAGGGAAAAATTGAAAGAGAAGCTCGCAGAAAAATATAACTTGAAATTCAAGTCTAGTTTTTCCAGTGAAATTAATTATTTATTGGCTGGAGAAAGTCCAGGATCTAAACTTCAAACGGCAATTCAAAATAATATTCCCGTAATTTACAGTTCAGAAGTGGAAAGTCTCCTGTCTCTCTAA
- the mnmA gene encoding tRNA 2-thiouridine(34) synthase MnmA: MEQHKKVAVALSGGVDSAVAAYLLKQQGYEVFGVHMNNWDRQINEFEDQGNCQGQKDSLMSKEVAKFLEIPLYFYNFTKEYWDDVFKPYLSDFENNLIGNPDLSCNSKIKFGILLDTVKKEFGSEVKLATGHYSNVTEENGIYYLETCKNTKKDQTYFLSRLTQDQLREIVFPLSEFESKSEVRELAKEIGLPNWDKKSSTGICFIGKREFISFVSSYVQGKEGQILDVEKTESLGKHKGLCYYSINQRKGTCVSGKSEKYYVCGKEERDSTLLVCRESVREKYLIKRGCLVNNLHWIYDSPKIGEKIFVKFKHTSNFVEGKIEDVDNHLVRLSHQPSCASTPGQYVVFYSIDKKRCLGSGTYHKSI, translated from the coding sequence ATGGAACAACATAAAAAAGTTGCTGTCGCTCTTTCTGGGGGAGTGGATTCTGCAGTTGCAGCTTATTTATTAAAACAACAAGGTTATGAAGTTTTCGGAGTTCACATGAATAATTGAGATAGACAAATTAATGAATTTGAAGATCAAGGAAATTGTCAAGGACAAAAAGACAGCTTAATGTCTAAAGAAGTTGCAAAATTTTTAGAGATTCCACTATATTTTTACAACTTTACTAAAGAATATTGAGATGACGTCTTTAAACCTTATCTTTCAGATTTTGAAAATAATTTAATTGGAAATCCAGATTTGAGTTGCAATTCCAAAATTAAGTTTGGAATCTTGTTAGATACCGTTAAAAAGGAATTTGGATCGGAAGTTAAATTGGCTACAGGCCATTATTCCAATGTTACAGAGGAGAATGGAATATACTACTTAGAGACTTGTAAAAATACTAAAAAAGATCAGACTTATTTTCTTTCTAGATTAACTCAAGATCAATTAAGGGAAATTGTCTTCCCCTTAAGTGAATTTGAAAGTAAATCTGAAGTTAGGGAATTAGCTAAAGAGATTGGACTTCCCAATTGGGACAAAAAGAGTAGTACTGGAATTTGCTTTATAGGGAAGAGAGAATTTATTTCTTTTGTCTCTTCATATGTTCAAGGGAAAGAGGGTCAAATATTAGATGTTGAAAAAACAGAGTCTTTGGGGAAACACAAAGGGTTATGCTATTACTCAATTAATCAAAGGAAGGGAACTTGTGTATCCGGAAAATCTGAAAAATACTATGTATGTGGAAAGGAAGAGAGAGATTCTACTCTGTTAGTTTGCAGAGAAAGTGTTAGAGAAAAATATTTAATTAAAAGAGGTTGTTTGGTCAATAATTTACATTGGATTTATGATTCTCCAAAAATAGGAGAAAAAATTTTTGTCAAATTTAAACACACTTCTAATTTTGTGGAGGGAAAGATAGAAGATGTTGACAATCATTTAGTTAGATTATCTCACCAACCTAGTTGTGCATCAACTCCAGGTCAATATGTAGTTTTTTATTCGATTGATAAGAAGAGATGTTTAGGTTCAGGAACTTATCATAAATCCATTTAA
- a CDS encoding alanine--tRNA ligase-related protein: MKLTAKSLRDSWIHFFESRGHKVIASHSVIPPKEDKSTLFVNAGLCVLKKEFISQGEERVCQSFTSVQKVIRTVDIESIEKDGWHSTYFEMMGNFSVGSYFKKEAISYSVEFLDQFLKLDLSKLVITVHKDDLESEVIWRNLLGEEVKILKMDKENFWEVGDGPCGPCTEIYYDRGQEFDPENKYLELLEKSIDNERFIEIWNIVFSQYWAENGNYIELKNKNIDTGAGLERVVSILENSKNVFFSSLFYPIIQEIESISLKKYSSKLTEEDAQFQVIADHLRTSIILLGEELTPSGKGRGYVLRKLMRRIFVALFLLDVKHFEEHLPTLIQKTLNVLSGLYPELQDRYSSMLAEFLKENLSFQKVLNNCYGKINHILSSNKEKLEEQIFTLVEREGSPLPVIRKICKDNNVQFSEEILKNLMEQHSQKSKNVKFSNAFNLKI, encoded by the coding sequence TTGAAACTAACAGCTAAAAGTCTAAGAGATAGTTGAATTCATTTTTTTGAATCTAGAGGCCACAAGGTAATAGCATCCCACTCAGTAATTCCCCCAAAAGAAGATAAATCTACTTTATTTGTGAATGCTGGACTTTGTGTTCTAAAAAAAGAATTTATCTCTCAAGGGGAGGAAAGGGTTTGCCAATCTTTCACTAGCGTTCAAAAAGTAATAAGAACTGTAGATATAGAAAGTATAGAGAAAGATGGCTGACACAGCACTTATTTTGAGATGATGGGTAATTTTTCAGTGGGTTCTTATTTCAAAAAAGAGGCAATTAGTTATTCAGTGGAGTTCTTAGATCAATTTTTAAAGCTGGATCTAAGTAAATTAGTAATTACTGTTCATAAAGATGATCTTGAAAGTGAAGTTATTTGAAGAAATTTATTGGGGGAAGAAGTCAAGATATTGAAAATGGACAAAGAGAATTTTTGAGAGGTAGGAGACGGTCCTTGCGGGCCTTGCACAGAGATTTATTATGACAGAGGTCAAGAATTTGATCCAGAAAATAAGTACTTAGAGTTACTTGAAAAATCTATTGATAATGAGAGATTTATAGAAATTTGAAATATTGTTTTTAGTCAGTATTGGGCCGAAAATGGAAACTATATAGAGCTAAAAAATAAGAATATTGACACAGGAGCTGGACTAGAGAGAGTAGTGTCTATATTAGAAAACTCAAAAAATGTTTTCTTTAGCTCCTTGTTTTACCCAATAATACAAGAGATTGAGAGTATTTCTTTAAAAAAATACAGCTCTAAATTGACTGAAGAAGATGCTCAATTTCAAGTAATTGCAGATCATTTGAGAACTTCAATAATTCTCTTAGGAGAAGAATTAACTCCTTCAGGAAAGGGAAGAGGTTATGTTCTTAGAAAATTAATGAGAAGAATTTTTGTGGCTCTTTTTTTGTTAGATGTCAAGCATTTTGAAGAACATCTCCCTACTTTAATTCAAAAAACTTTAAATGTATTATCTGGACTTTATCCAGAACTTCAGGATAGATATTCTTCTATGCTTGCAGAATTTCTGAAGGAAAACTTGTCTTTCCAAAAAGTACTAAATAATTGCTACGGAAAAATAAACCATATTTTGTCGAGCAATAAAGAAAAGTTGGAAGAGCAAATTTTCACTTTAGTTGAAAGAGAAGGGTCCCCGCTTCCAGTTATTAGAAAAATATGCAAAGACAACAATGTTCAGTTTTCTGAGGAAATTCTTAAGAATTTAATGGAACAACATTCGCAAAAATCTAAGAATGTGAAGTTTTCTAATGCTTTTAATTTGAAAATTTAG
- a CDS encoding ATP-dependent helicase, with the protein MSFNLISQQTPNQQQLNVIRFNENKNVGIIAGPGSGKTFVIIEKIGFYLSQKIEPRKILLVTYTNRGIIEIKKRINRFVKAKREFEFAGTLHSICKKFLETELKKELSKLLKKEINRLSIFEGRERYFFLESEVKQQVDIVFGEDYNALLSEYIYEIVLEETENSISRNKIENYLNNDFQLKVFKYDWFSSRLNKKTEKISSFEKGKVIQVLKNTFFLYQEYLDKKEMFDFDDLIIYFHYILDHNPAKKKFIQGQFEKILVDEFQDMNFLQLLIIAQISGSKKNIFFVGDPNQAIYGFQGAYPEIFKYFKTNIDLTTKFFNLSQNYRSTQNILDLSQKLISKNNQKDILNEMHTKNEIGDKIQWLVNDKQGGVTKTIFSIIRNLESRGVNLNQIAIISRTHLETKNLRKKFWSKGVKFLDFNFSKHIAWNYESYFLVCLLSLKFKFDPFAIKYIVEFWFQREEMPDYFYEQIEDHSNDLISSLNSLTSSNFEDRWTSEEDKKWIKKIKNFWKLLKSEYRQSSYKEDQKESRQTIIVSRESLEEWIKKTLNPKLTRYISNQKYQAIKNIVHFYRVMSYYSGQTTFCLRELFELLLAYVKHFVSHVTEDQYLNFSTVHSAKGCEFDYVFILNLVEGKFPKHYANTLQDIEEERRILFVGITRAKKELYIVSDLYISNKSLPSRAGLNSFKEKVPRVSNFLRELDFLNSKNEEISVLNNLSNESQSLILL; encoded by the coding sequence GTGTCATTTAATTTAATTTCTCAACAAACTCCAAACCAACAACAATTAAATGTAATCAGGTTTAATGAAAACAAGAATGTAGGGATAATAGCTGGACCAGGTTCAGGGAAAACTTTTGTAATTATTGAAAAAATTGGATTTTACCTTTCTCAAAAAATTGAACCTAGAAAAATATTATTGGTAACTTACACAAACAGGGGGATTATTGAGATTAAAAAAAGAATTAATAGATTTGTAAAGGCAAAAAGAGAGTTTGAATTTGCCGGAACACTCCATTCTATTTGTAAGAAGTTTTTAGAAACAGAATTAAAAAAGGAACTTTCAAAACTTCTTAAGAAAGAAATTAATAGACTTTCAATATTTGAGGGAAGGGAAAGATATTTTTTTTTAGAGTCAGAGGTAAAACAACAAGTAGATATAGTTTTCGGGGAAGACTACAACGCCTTACTTAGTGAATATATTTACGAAATAGTTTTAGAGGAGACTGAAAATTCTATTTCCAGAAATAAGATAGAAAACTATCTTAATAATGATTTTCAGCTGAAAGTTTTTAAATATGATTGATTTTCTTCTAGGCTAAACAAAAAGACGGAAAAAATAAGTAGTTTTGAAAAGGGAAAAGTTATTCAAGTATTAAAAAATACCTTTTTTCTTTATCAAGAATACTTAGATAAAAAAGAAATGTTTGACTTTGATGATTTAATAATTTATTTCCATTACATCTTGGATCACAATCCAGCCAAGAAGAAATTCATTCAAGGTCAATTTGAAAAGATATTAGTTGATGAATTTCAAGATATGAACTTTCTTCAACTCTTGATTATTGCACAGATTTCCGGCTCCAAGAAAAATATTTTTTTTGTTGGAGATCCAAATCAAGCTATATATGGTTTCCAAGGAGCTTATCCCGAGATTTTTAAATATTTCAAAACCAATATAGATCTAACTACTAAATTCTTTAATCTCTCACAAAATTACAGATCTACACAGAACATATTAGATCTATCTCAAAAACTAATTTCAAAAAATAATCAAAAAGATATTTTGAATGAAATGCATACTAAAAATGAGATAGGAGACAAAATTCAATGATTAGTGAATGACAAGCAAGGAGGAGTTACCAAAACAATCTTTTCAATTATTAGAAATTTGGAATCTAGAGGAGTTAACTTAAATCAAATAGCTATTATCTCAAGAACTCACTTAGAAACCAAAAATCTTAGAAAAAAGTTTTGATCTAAGGGAGTTAAATTCTTGGACTTTAACTTTTCAAAACATATAGCTTGAAATTATGAGAGTTATTTTTTAGTTTGCCTCCTTTCCCTGAAATTTAAATTTGATCCCTTTGCTATCAAATATATAGTTGAATTTTGGTTTCAGAGAGAAGAGATGCCAGATTATTTTTATGAACAAATAGAGGATCATTCAAATGATTTGATTAGTAGTCTTAATTCTTTAACTTCTTCCAATTTTGAAGATAGATGAACTTCTGAAGAAGACAAAAAGTGAATTAAGAAAATTAAGAATTTCTGAAAATTATTGAAATCTGAATATAGGCAAAGCTCATATAAAGAAGATCAAAAAGAATCTCGACAAACAATAATTGTTAGTCGAGAGTCTTTGGAAGAGTGAATCAAAAAGACTCTAAATCCTAAATTGACCAGATATATTTCCAATCAAAAATATCAAGCAATTAAAAATATTGTTCACTTCTATAGAGTGATGTCTTACTATAGTGGCCAAACAACTTTCTGTTTGAGAGAATTATTTGAATTATTGCTGGCTTATGTTAAACACTTTGTGAGTCACGTTACAGAAGATCAATATTTGAATTTTTCGACTGTTCACAGCGCAAAGGGATGTGAATTTGACTATGTATTTATACTCAACTTAGTTGAGGGTAAATTCCCAAAACATTATGCAAATACATTGCAAGATATAGAGGAAGAGAGAAGAATCTTATTTGTGGGAATTACTAGAGCTAAAAAAGAGTTGTATATAGTTAGTGATTTATATATAAGCAATAAATCACTACCTAGTAGAGCTGGATTAAACAGCTTTAAAGAAAAAGTTCCAAGAGTCTCCAACTTTTTAAGAGAATTAGATTTTCTTAATTCAAAGAATGAAGAAATAAGTGTATTAAATAATCTTTCTAATGAATCTCAGAGTCTAATTCTCTTGTAA
- a CDS encoding ATP-binding cassette domain-containing protein: MVGPSGSGKSVFCEHLNGLHRSETANIYYANGEQILFFNSKLKNYKSIRREVGIVFQQPEYQLFKETVLQDIIFGPKILFNLPKDELPEWEEKAKEILSELSFPLELVNSSPFKLSGGQKRKVTLAGILILEPKVIVFDEPTLGLDPQSTEQVIELVRELNNKGVTIILVSSNMDFIFESTDQILFLNSGRLQASKPTYLFFRECPKELIKPKVVSFIEKLSSFNSCFEKLWEYQPKNISQLAESINNVVRNFS, from the coding sequence ATTGTTGGTCCTAGCGGTTCAGGGAAAAGTGTTTTTTGCGAACACTTAAATGGCTTACATAGATCTGAGACAGCCAATATCTATTATGCAAATGGGGAACAAATTCTATTTTTTAATTCAAAGCTAAAAAACTATAAATCTATTAGAAGAGAAGTTGGAATAGTTTTTCAGCAACCAGAATATCAATTATTTAAGGAAACTGTTCTTCAGGACATAATATTTGGACCAAAGATTCTCTTTAATTTGCCGAAAGATGAGTTGCCTGAGTGAGAAGAGAAGGCCAAAGAGATACTTTCGGAACTTTCTTTTCCATTAGAACTAGTTAACTCTTCTCCCTTTAAATTATCTGGGGGCCAAAAGAGAAAAGTTACTTTAGCTGGGATTTTGATATTAGAGCCTAAAGTAATAGTTTTTGATGAACCTACTTTAGGCTTAGATCCACAATCTACTGAGCAAGTTATAGAACTAGTTAGAGAATTAAACAACAAGGGAGTTACTATTATTCTCGTCTCTAGCAATATGGATTTCATTTTTGAAAGTACTGATCAAATTCTTTTTCTGAATTCTGGAAGATTACAAGCATCTAAACCAACCTATTTATTTTTTAGGGAATGTCCCAAAGAATTAATCAAGCCAAAGGTAGTTAGTTTTATTGAAAAACTATCTTCCTTTAATAGTTGTTTTGAAAAATTATGAGAATATCAACCTAAAAATATTTCTCAATTAGCTGAATCTATAAATAATGTAGTTAGAAATTTTAGTTAA
- a CDS encoding energy-coupling factor transporter transmembrane component T family protein: MYLGIYVFLFTVNWIFNKNPGFWDKNYLSSNYLDLTSISPFSFRGVTTSNGNGTSDIQVGWHLGGDYVKHCSGGDCCEKCTKNATGSFNVFAADSVEALKKACECTGKEPSKECCKNTEGITCCNISKNLKGLKTFYVTGSQGKKIVGFIPKWYAITLFQFLFAFNMSNKLVMIIALSSALRYTTDLTSFTYAIGQLIRPFKVLRVPVKEITLVISLAIRFIPSLLTETLRIVKAQSSRGIDFKNGRIRDKASAFLSLFIPLFIISMIKSRELSNAMISRAYLPKSGRTSYRTYPINQFSLGIFGGAILFISICYYFVFSHSYLSAFGPLDPLLLVVT; encoded by the coding sequence TTGTATTTAGGAATATATGTTTTTTTGTTCACAGTTAACTGAATATTTAACAAAAATCCAGGATTCTGAGACAAGAATTATTTGAGTTCTAATTATTTGGATTTAACTTCTATATCTCCATTTAGTTTTAGGGGAGTAACCACTTCTAATGGAAATGGAACTTCTGACATTCAAGTAGGGTGACATTTAGGCGGGGATTATGTGAAACATTGTTCTGGGGGAGATTGTTGTGAAAAATGTACCAAAAATGCCACAGGATCTTTCAATGTTTTTGCTGCAGATTCTGTAGAAGCTTTAAAAAAAGCTTGTGAATGCACTGGCAAAGAACCAAGCAAAGAATGTTGCAAGAATACCGAAGGAATAACTTGTTGCAATATTTCCAAAAATTTAAAGGGTCTTAAAACCTTTTATGTTACTGGATCCCAAGGCAAAAAAATAGTAGGTTTTATTCCTAAGTGATATGCAATCACTCTCTTTCAATTTCTTTTTGCATTCAATATGTCTAATAAGTTAGTAATGATTATTGCATTGTCAAGTGCATTAAGATACACTACTGATTTGACTTCATTCACTTATGCAATAGGTCAATTAATAAGACCATTTAAAGTTTTAAGGGTTCCCGTTAAGGAAATAACCTTGGTTATTTCTTTGGCAATTAGATTTATTCCTTCATTATTAACAGAAACTCTAAGAATAGTGAAAGCTCAATCTAGTAGGGGAATTGACTTTAAAAATGGGAGAATTAGAGATAAGGCTTCAGCCTTCCTCTCTTTATTTATTCCCCTATTCATTATTTCAATGATTAAATCTAGGGAGTTGTCAAATGCTATGATTTCTAGAGCCTATTTACCTAAATCTGGTAGAACCAGCTATAGAACTTACCCAATAAACCAATTTAGTTTAGGTATATTTGGCGGGGCAATTTTATTTATATCTATTTGCTATTACTTCGTTTTTTCTCATTCATATTTATCCGCTTTTGGCCCCTTAGATCCGTTACTATTGGTAGTCACTTAA
- a CDS encoding ATP-binding cassette domain-containing protein: protein MSLEKEEKAKYALVVDRLSFSYVKSQKFIHDLSLSLVESKYYCIVGHNGSGKSTFSKLLTGLLKPDSGSIKIFDKSISKISYQKIFSFLGVVFQNPDSQFITSSIEEELAFGLENKKVPSLFIRKIIEHLIDALELHNLRDKPPVNLSGGEKQKVTIASTLALNPDLFLFDESCSMLSPIEKVEITQLMKKLVVDYKKTVISITHDMEELLQADEIIIFKNGKIVSHLKDKSELFQLPDSFFSELALSPPFISQVERELNQKYSLSLPSSKTEEELVNNISGLISRQ, encoded by the coding sequence GTGAGTTTAGAGAAAGAAGAAAAGGCAAAATATGCCTTAGTTGTTGATAGATTGTCTTTTTCTTATGTGAAGAGTCAAAAATTTATTCATGATCTCTCTCTTTCTCTTGTAGAATCCAAATACTACTGCATAGTAGGTCATAATGGCTCTGGAAAATCAACTTTTTCAAAACTATTAACAGGATTATTAAAGCCAGACTCTGGCTCTATAAAAATATTTGATAAGTCCATTTCGAAGATAAGTTATCAAAAGATTTTTTCCTTTTTGGGAGTAGTTTTTCAGAATCCTGATAGTCAATTCATTACTTCCTCAATAGAGGAAGAATTAGCTTTTGGACTTGAAAACAAGAAAGTTCCATCATTGTTCATAAGAAAAATAATTGAACATCTCATAGATGCTTTGGAGTTACACAATTTAAGGGATAAGCCCCCTGTAAATTTATCTGGGGGAGAAAAGCAAAAAGTGACCATTGCATCAACTTTAGCTTTAAACCCTGATTTATTCTTATTTGATGAATCTTGTTCAATGCTCTCTCCAATAGAAAAAGTAGAAATAACTCAACTAATGAAAAAATTAGTTGTAGACTATAAAAAAACAGTTATTTCTATTACACACGATATGGAGGAACTTTTACAAGCTGATGAAATAATTATTTTTAAGAATGGAAAGATCGTTTCACACTTAAAAGACAAAAGCGAATTGTTTCAATTACCAGACTCATTTTTTTCTGAATTAGCCTTAAGTCCTCCCTTTATTTCTCAGGTGGAAAGGGAGTTAAATCAAAAATATTCTTTGTCTTTGCCTTCCAGCAAAACCGAGGAAGAATTGGTAAATAATATCTCTGGATTAATTAGCAGACAATAA